A region from the Microbispora sp. ZYX-F-249 genome encodes:
- a CDS encoding enediyne antibiotic chromoprotein, whose protein sequence is ILSKLAATGVLALGLGIALAGSPANASAAIKVTPSTGLSDGAVVTVSGVGLQAGDVYHVGQCAAVSDTSYACNSPESADVAVAADGSLSTPLTVRKTFQGVAADGSVHPIDCS, encoded by the coding sequence ATCCTGTCCAAGCTCGCCGCCACCGGGGTGCTGGCCCTCGGGCTGGGAATCGCACTCGCGGGGTCGCCCGCGAACGCGTCGGCGGCGATCAAGGTGACGCCCTCGACCGGGCTTTCCGACGGCGCCGTCGTCACCGTGAGCGGGGTGGGCCTGCAGGCGGGCGACGTCTACCACGTCGGGCAGTGCGCCGCCGTTTCGGACACCTCCTACGCCTGCAACAGCCCCGAGTCCGCCGACGTCGCCGTGGCCGCCGACGGCTCGCTGTCCACTCCGCTGACCGTCCGCAAGACCTTCCAGGGCGTCGCCGCGGACGGAAGCGTCCACCCGATCGACTGCTC